A DNA window from Undibacterium sp. YM2 contains the following coding sequences:
- a CDS encoding outer membrane lipoprotein-sorting protein has product MMNFLKLSVVCFAMAGLFMGTAQAAQAAQSPQEILAASDVVRNPDYPFGLTNTLIEYRAGKQTDTSTLSIYSKADPNSGQFRSLIRYVAPARDANKLILFSGKDLWFYDPSSKASIRMSPQQRLLGQASNGDVVTVNLAKDYQAVSAVEEDTQDGDRQTKHCNKLSMNASTPDATYHHIDMWIEVGNNHPVKAKFYTESGKLLKTAYYRRYEKQLGIDRPTETVIIDGLDPSWVTVMRYSNLVRREVPDQWLQRDYLPRFKPE; this is encoded by the coding sequence ATGATGAACTTTTTAAAGTTGTCCGTAGTTTGTTTCGCCATGGCTGGATTGTTCATGGGAACTGCGCAGGCCGCCCAGGCAGCTCAGAGCCCGCAAGAAATACTGGCTGCCAGTGATGTGGTGCGCAATCCTGATTATCCGTTTGGCCTGACCAATACCCTCATCGAATACCGCGCAGGCAAACAGACGGATACCAGCACCCTGTCCATCTATTCCAAGGCTGACCCCAATAGCGGCCAGTTCCGCAGCCTGATACGCTATGTTGCGCCAGCCAGGGATGCCAACAAACTGATACTCTTCAGCGGCAAGGACTTGTGGTTTTACGACCCCAGCAGCAAGGCCAGCATACGCATGTCACCGCAACAGCGCCTGCTGGGCCAGGCATCGAATGGCGATGTGGTGACAGTCAATCTGGCCAAGGACTACCAGGCCGTGAGCGCGGTAGAAGAAGACACCCAGGATGGTGATCGCCAGACCAAGCACTGCAACAAGCTGAGCATGAATGCCAGTACTCCGGATGCCACCTATCATCACATCGACATGTGGATAGAGGTGGGCAATAATCATCCGGTCAAGGCCAAGTTTTATACCGAAAGCGGCAAGCTGCTCAAGACCGCCTATTACCGCCGCTATGAAAAACAGCTGGGCATAGACAGGCCGACAGAAACCGTCATCATTGACGGCCTGGATCCAAGCTGGGTCACCGTGATGCGTTACTCTAACCTGGTCAGGCGTGAAGTACCTGATCAGTGGTTGCAGCGCGATTATCTGCCGCGTTTCAAACCGGAATGA
- a CDS encoding ABC transporter permease, with the protein MKTFSLALRNLLRNRRRSLTTLLAMVVGLTAILLFGGYRSNITYGMETGFIQGSGHLQIQRQGYFLEGGDNPTAYGIADYQHIIDLVKQDKELAPMLVVVTPTLQLGGLAGNFSAGVSRSVLALGVVVPERNQMLNWNDYGMQSYAKPLPLNGSNPDAVVIGEGVARKIKLCKALQIPDCKQDDTVVTPADNSAQAPGDIAALSALEQGNTVKEEGTRIEMLAATSHGAPNVASLSVITARNMGIKALDDVYMAMHLSQAQKLIYGNSTAQVTAIQIQLKYTSQMPVARARLQQLLDQNVKGQTLELLDFKVLNPMYGQTVQFMNSMFGFISILIGVIVLFTIGNTMSTAVVERTVEIGTLRAMGLRRSGLRRLFLCEGVLLGAIGAVCGLLGSLVIAYLINNSGAAWTPPGYSYAYLIQVRVWQDMPLLIGSIIGLLLVTVISAWLPANRASRLMIVDALRHV; encoded by the coding sequence ATGAAGACTTTTTCCTTAGCCCTGCGCAACCTGCTCAGGAACCGCCGCCGTTCATTAACAACCCTGTTGGCCATGGTGGTGGGCCTGACTGCCATACTGCTGTTTGGCGGTTACCGCTCGAATATCACCTATGGCATGGAAACTGGTTTTATCCAGGGCAGCGGCCACTTGCAAATCCAGCGTCAGGGTTATTTCCTCGAAGGTGGTGACAATCCTACTGCCTATGGCATCGCTGATTATCAGCACATCATTGACCTCGTCAAACAGGACAAGGAACTGGCCCCCATGCTGGTGGTGGTGACGCCAACCTTGCAGCTTGGTGGCCTCGCCGGTAATTTTTCTGCGGGTGTTTCACGTTCGGTACTGGCATTAGGCGTCGTTGTGCCCGAGCGCAACCAGATGCTGAACTGGAATGACTACGGCATGCAAAGCTATGCCAAGCCTCTCCCTTTGAATGGCAGCAACCCCGATGCAGTGGTCATAGGCGAGGGCGTGGCGCGCAAGATCAAATTGTGCAAGGCCTTGCAGATACCAGACTGTAAACAGGACGACACGGTTGTCACTCCCGCCGATAATAGCGCACAGGCGCCCGGCGATATCGCAGCGCTGTCCGCACTGGAGCAGGGCAATACCGTCAAGGAAGAGGGCACCCGCATAGAAATGCTGGCGGCAACTTCACATGGTGCACCGAATGTTGCCAGCCTCAGTGTCATTACCGCCAGGAACATGGGCATCAAGGCCCTTGATGACGTGTATATGGCCATGCATTTGAGTCAGGCACAAAAGCTGATTTATGGTAATAGCACGGCGCAGGTAACCGCGATACAGATACAGTTGAAATATACATCGCAGATGCCGGTAGCGCGCGCCCGTCTGCAACAGTTGCTGGATCAGAACGTCAAGGGGCAGACGCTGGAACTGCTGGACTTCAAGGTACTCAACCCCATGTATGGACAGACGGTGCAATTCATGAATTCCATGTTCGGCTTTATCTCCATACTGATAGGCGTGATCGTCCTCTTCACTATCGGCAATACCATGAGTACTGCCGTGGTAGAACGCACGGTTGAGATAGGCACCTTGCGCGCCATGGGTTTGCGCCGTTCCGGCTTGCGCAGGCTGTTCCTGTGTGAAGGTGTGTTGCTGGGCGCGATAGGTGCGGTATGCGGCCTGCTTGGCTCGCTGGTCATCGCCTATCTGATCAACAACAGTGGTGCAGCGTGGACGCCGCCAGGCTATTCCTATGCCTACCTGATACAGGTGCGCGTATGGCAAGACATGCCTTTGCTCATAGGCAGTATCATTGGTCTTTTGCTGGTGACGGTGATCTCGGCCTGGTTGCCTGCTAACCGGGCATCAAGACTGATGATTGTCGATGCATTGAGACATGTATAA
- a CDS encoding ABC transporter ATP-binding protein, with amino-acid sequence MYPVVLKQVMKTYHLDAVDVPALVDINLQLRANCFTVISGPSGSGKTTLLNLIGCIDRADSGEVIVADQAVHQMSDDALSDFRARHLGFIFQNFNLLPVLNTYENVEYPLILAKVAAGERKRRVLDLLDAVGLADRAQNLPGQLSGGQRQRVAIARALATEPRLVLADEPTANLDSQTGAAIISLMRKMQRERHVSFVFSSHDPQVQAEADDTIFIRDGRIVNIERQAEQKNVAMELHV; translated from the coding sequence ATGTATCCCGTAGTACTGAAGCAAGTCATGAAAACCTATCACCTCGATGCGGTCGATGTGCCCGCACTGGTCGATATCAACCTGCAATTGCGGGCCAATTGTTTTACTGTGATTTCTGGCCCTTCCGGCAGCGGCAAAACCACATTGCTGAATCTCATCGGCTGCATAGACAGGGCCGACAGTGGCGAAGTCATCGTCGCTGATCAGGCCGTGCATCAAATGTCTGATGATGCGCTGTCAGATTTCAGGGCGCGTCACCTGGGTTTTATTTTTCAGAATTTCAATCTGCTGCCTGTTCTGAATACCTATGAAAATGTCGAGTATCCACTGATCCTGGCCAAAGTCGCCGCAGGAGAGCGCAAGAGGCGTGTGCTTGACCTGCTGGACGCGGTAGGCTTGGCAGACCGGGCGCAAAACCTGCCAGGTCAATTATCCGGTGGTCAGCGCCAGCGTGTGGCGATTGCGCGTGCACTGGCGACTGAACCCAGGCTGGTACTGGCTGATGAACCAACTGCCAATCTCGACAGCCAGACCGGTGCTGCCATCATCAGCCTGATGCGCAAAATGCAGCGTGAGCGCCATGTCTCCTTCGTATTTTCTTCTCATGATCCACAAGTGCAGGCCGAGGCAGATGACACGATATTCATACGCGATGGCCGCATCGTGAATATAGAACGGCAGGCAGAACAAAAAAATGTAGCGATGGAGTTGCATGTATGA
- a CDS encoding MerR family transcriptional regulator — protein MLLKIGELAKRIGLTIRALHHYEEIGLVQPSSRTASGYRLYNRDDVARLHRVQALRGLGLSLAETRDMLNGGGADLRQLIRQQMCAIDRQIADANDLRERLATLEEKLSSEKEPELDEWLNTLRLMATQRQYFSAEEIAIFQKRAAQNDFRQEWPKLVTAVRSLMENSIPATDIQAKNLAREWIDLCKTSMGDDPRFFAKLSNMHRTDFSAQAITGIDGELLDFILQALHEIRCDVFAGYLDQDELQHYRKHGQKNMQEWLNTFAQTRQLMESQPAPGLPDIMKLMRRWQWLIADTWGANPITHAKVQTAHEQHPEMLAGSGYTADMKQFVEQGMLALMVNDMSANLSDHVAR, from the coding sequence ATGTTACTCAAGATAGGCGAATTGGCAAAGCGCATAGGCCTGACTATCCGTGCGCTGCATCATTATGAAGAGATAGGGCTGGTGCAACCGTCTTCGCGCACGGCATCAGGTTATCGTTTATATAACAGGGATGATGTCGCCCGTCTGCACCGCGTGCAGGCGCTGCGAGGTCTCGGGCTGTCACTGGCAGAGACACGCGATATGCTCAATGGTGGCGGCGCGGACTTGCGTCAATTGATACGCCAGCAGATGTGTGCAATAGACAGGCAAATTGCGGATGCAAATGATTTACGCGAGCGCCTGGCTACACTGGAAGAAAAACTGTCTTCAGAAAAAGAGCCGGAGCTTGACGAGTGGCTCAACACCTTGCGCCTGATGGCGACTCAGCGGCAGTATTTCAGTGCCGAAGAAATTGCCATCTTCCAAAAACGGGCAGCACAAAACGATTTCAGGCAGGAATGGCCCAAACTGGTGACCGCCGTGCGCAGCCTCATGGAGAACAGCATACCTGCTACTGATATACAGGCCAAAAATCTGGCGCGCGAGTGGATAGACTTATGCAAGACCAGCATGGGGGATGATCCGCGTTTCTTCGCCAAACTCAGCAATATGCACAGGACAGATTTTTCTGCCCAGGCCATCACCGGTATTGATGGTGAATTGCTCGATTTTATTTTGCAGGCCTTGCATGAAATACGTTGCGATGTCTTTGCAGGTTATCTGGATCAGGATGAATTGCAGCATTACCGCAAACACGGCCAAAAAAATATGCAGGAATGGCTGAACACCTTTGCACAGACCCGGCAACTGATGGAAAGCCAGCCCGCACCAGGCCTTCCCGACATCATGAAGCTCATGCGCCGCTGGCAATGGCTGATTGCTGACACCTGGGGCGCAAACCCCATTACGCATGCGAAAGTCCAGACTGCTCACGAACAGCATCCAGAGATGCTGGCTGGCAGTGGCTATACAGCAGACATGAAGCAATTTGTTGAGCAGGGCATGCTGGCCTTAATGGTCAACGATATGTCTGCCAATCTGTCGGACCATGTAGCCCGCTGA
- the ugpQ gene encoding glycerophosphodiester phosphodiesterase, whose product MWPYPKVIAHRGGGSLAPENTLAAMRCGQEHGFAAVEFDVMLSKDGVPVLMHDPEFGRTVAGSGRVADTLAADLQKMDAGKWFSALFAGESVPLYADVVRFCRQHGIWMNVEIKPSSGAEEETGRVVVEQTQALFTDVSVTDALHLPLFSSFSFAALMAAKHAAPTIPRGFLMDRVTPDWKASLQELAAKALHTNHKHLTADTAREIKDAGYGLFCYTVNTPERATEILHWGVDAFCTDRLDLIPADF is encoded by the coding sequence ATGTGGCCCTATCCTAAAGTCATCGCCCATCGTGGCGGTGGAAGCCTGGCGCCAGAAAATACGCTGGCTGCGATGCGTTGTGGACAAGAACACGGTTTTGCTGCCGTGGAATTTGATGTCATGTTATCAAAGGATGGCGTCCCTGTGCTCATGCATGACCCTGAATTTGGCAGAACCGTGGCTGGCAGTGGCCGCGTGGCTGATACTTTGGCAGCAGATTTGCAGAAGATGGATGCTGGTAAATGGTTTTCAGCGCTATTCGCAGGAGAATCTGTGCCTCTGTATGCAGACGTGGTCAGGTTTTGCCGCCAGCATGGCATATGGATGAATGTGGAGATCAAGCCTTCATCAGGAGCGGAAGAAGAAACAGGACGTGTCGTCGTAGAACAGACGCAAGCCCTGTTTACCGATGTTTCTGTGACTGATGCCCTGCATCTGCCTCTGTTTTCTTCATTTTCATTTGCCGCTCTGATGGCCGCCAAGCATGCCGCACCCACTATTCCGCGAGGTTTTTTGATGGACAGGGTAACGCCAGACTGGAAAGCCAGCTTGCAAGAGCTGGCCGCAAAAGCCCTGCATACAAATCACAAACATTTGACGGCAGACACGGCTCGGGAGATCAAGGATGCCGGATATGGCCTGTTCTGCTATACCGTCAATACACCTGAAAGGGCGACGGAAATACTGCATTGGGGTGTCGATGCCTTTTGTACAGACAGGCTGGATTTGATACCAGCAGATTTTTAA
- a CDS encoding sensor histidine kinase yields the protein MIKQYYLRTVSALLSSLTPTWRERIYKILSDMPRLLGINLACGFAVTYVLRTGGSLFDNITVSMFIGFSAYTLINGTKQLIWRDKEPHVIGFYLMCLLIAPLAFFVGLLIASYLLNFSINAFSHFQWNHVSNFVIMTCIVSLVAAWSFWNRGKMAELVAAAEAEKAKNAAIEKQALQAQLQMLQAQIEPHMLFNTLANLQGLIAIDPERAQHMLAQLIIYLRNTLSSSRAEHTSLKQEFTLMQAYLELLAIRMGKRLRYTLELPDALQQTSIAPMLLQPLVENAIKHGLEPKMEGGSIHVVAEAVIGQLHLKVIDTGLGLPFNYDDSHVVSTDGLHVGNANIRDRLLALYGPQASLTLTANAPEGAIAHLIIPLAHLAQ from the coding sequence ATGATCAAACAGTATTATTTGCGCACAGTATCTGCCCTGTTATCAAGCCTGACACCAACATGGCGCGAGCGCATATACAAGATTTTGTCGGATATGCCGCGTCTGCTGGGCATCAATCTGGCCTGCGGCTTTGCTGTCACCTACGTGTTGCGCACCGGCGGCAGCCTGTTCGATAACATCACCGTTTCCATGTTCATAGGCTTTTCTGCCTATACCCTCATCAACGGTACAAAGCAGTTGATCTGGAGAGACAAGGAGCCCCATGTCATCGGCTTTTACCTGATGTGCCTGCTGATTGCACCACTGGCTTTTTTCGTCGGTCTGCTGATAGCGTCCTATCTGCTCAATTTTTCTATCAATGCCTTTTCACATTTCCAGTGGAATCATGTGAGTAATTTTGTCATCATGACCTGCATCGTCAGTCTGGTGGCAGCCTGGTCTTTCTGGAACCGGGGGAAAATGGCCGAGCTGGTCGCCGCTGCCGAGGCAGAAAAAGCCAAGAATGCCGCCATAGAGAAGCAGGCACTGCAAGCACAATTGCAAATGCTGCAAGCACAGATAGAGCCGCACATGCTGTTCAACACCCTGGCCAATCTGCAGGGCCTGATCGCGATAGACCCTGAGCGTGCCCAACACATGCTGGCACAACTGATCATTTACCTGCGTAATACCCTGAGTTCTTCGCGTGCAGAACATACCAGCCTGAAGCAAGAGTTCACTCTCATGCAAGCCTACCTGGAACTACTCGCCATCCGCATGGGCAAACGCCTGCGATACACTCTGGAATTGCCCGATGCATTGCAGCAGACCAGCATTGCCCCCATGCTCTTGCAACCTTTGGTAGAGAACGCCATCAAGCATGGTCTGGAGCCAAAAATGGAAGGCGGCAGCATCCATGTCGTCGCTGAAGCCGTGATAGGACAATTGCACCTGAAAGTCATAGACACCGGCCTGGGCCTGCCTTTCAATTACGATGATAGCCATGTTGTGAGCACCGATGGGCTACATGTAGGCAACGCCAACATACGTGACCGCCTGCTTGCTCTGTATGGTCCACAAGCCAGCCTGACACTAACGGCCAATGCGCCCGAAGGGGCGATTGCCCATTTGATTATTCCTTTAGCACACTTAGCACAATAA
- a CDS encoding LytTR family DNA-binding domain-containing protein — MTNKRALIAEDEPILALTLQKMLGKLWPELQICCLAENGVEAVQEALTQLPDILFLDIKMPGKTGLEVAQELAEEWPDQKPFPLIVYVTAYDEYAVEAFEHSASDYVLKPISEDRLNKTVQRLQARLADGPQRPNELERVLEQLRHLVPGQTAQPANTAQPERLRIIRAAVGNQIRMINVDDVLYFEATDKYINVVTREHSSLIRSSLRELLPQLDSSIFWQIHRSTVVNTLHIQIANKDETGKITLKLKGSEDKLQVSRVYAHLFRQM; from the coding sequence ATGACAAACAAACGCGCCCTGATCGCTGAAGACGAACCCATACTTGCCCTGACCCTGCAAAAAATGCTGGGCAAACTCTGGCCAGAACTGCAAATCTGCTGCCTGGCTGAAAATGGTGTTGAGGCAGTGCAGGAAGCACTGACGCAATTACCCGACATACTATTTCTTGACATCAAAATGCCGGGCAAGACCGGGCTCGAGGTGGCGCAGGAACTAGCGGAGGAATGGCCGGACCAGAAACCCTTCCCTCTCATCGTGTATGTCACTGCCTATGATGAATATGCCGTTGAAGCCTTTGAACACTCTGCTTCGGACTATGTTCTGAAACCCATCAGCGAAGACAGGTTGAACAAAACCGTACAAAGATTACAGGCCCGCCTGGCTGATGGCCCACAAAGACCGAATGAACTTGAGCGTGTGCTTGAGCAACTGCGCCACCTGGTACCTGGCCAGACTGCCCAGCCTGCCAATACTGCGCAGCCAGAACGCCTGCGCATCATACGCGCCGCCGTCGGCAACCAGATACGCATGATCAATGTGGATGATGTACTGTATTTTGAAGCGACTGACAAATACATCAATGTCGTCACCAGGGAGCATTCATCCCTGATACGCAGCAGCCTGCGTGAACTCTTGCCACAACTCGACAGCAGCATCTTCTGGCAAATCCACCGCAGTACTGTGGTCAATACCTTGCATATACAGATCGCCAACAAGGACGAGACTGGCAAGATCACACTGAAGCTCAAAGGCAGTGAAGATAAATTGCAGGTGAGCCGGGTATATGCACATTTGTTCAGACAGATGTAA
- a CDS encoding GNAT family N-acetyltransferase codes for MSTDKNINNLQWQCASFNELSNLQLHAILQARSAVFVIEQNCVYQDVDGKDPISHHLTAWTPEGEVAAYLRIVPAGISFDEASLGRVISTQDWRGSGVGKALIANGIKALHALYPGAPIRIGAQAYLEKFYGSFGFETVSDIYLEDDIPHIEMLLVAKA; via the coding sequence ATGAGTACAGACAAAAATATAAACAATTTACAATGGCAATGCGCAAGCTTCAATGAATTGAGCAATTTGCAACTGCATGCCATCTTGCAGGCACGTTCTGCCGTATTTGTCATTGAACAAAACTGCGTCTATCAGGACGTCGATGGCAAAGACCCAATTTCACATCACCTGACGGCCTGGACGCCGGAAGGCGAAGTGGCGGCCTATCTGCGCATAGTCCCTGCTGGCATCAGTTTTGATGAGGCTTCACTGGGCCGTGTCATCAGTACCCAGGACTGGCGTGGCAGCGGTGTTGGCAAAGCTCTAATTGCAAACGGCATCAAGGCTTTGCATGCACTCTACCCTGGCGCCCCTATACGCATAGGTGCCCAGGCTTACCTTGAAAAATTCTATGGCAGCTTTGGTTTTGAGACGGTTTCTGACATCTATCTGGAAGACGATATTCCCCATATCGAGATGCTATTGGTCGCAAAAGCCTGA
- a CDS encoding sulfurtransferase: protein MPAVIQTPDKPYVNISAYKFITFDDTAEKRQVFLDKCKELNLKGTVLLTPEGINMFLAGLRHEIDAYMDWLHQDPRFADIVAKESFSDHQPFTKILVKLKAEIITMRMPLIKPEEGRAPAVDAHTLKRWLDQGHDDNGKAVVMVDTRNDFEVDVGSFDNTIDYRISKFTEFPAVIEANRDVLNDKTVVTFCTGGIRCEKAAIHMQNVGFDSVYQLEGGILKYFEEVGGDHYHGDCFVFDYRTALNPQLEATDTKQCFACRAVVTPREQLSPWYISGKSCPHCKKESTGATGASEAEATAA, encoded by the coding sequence ATGCCCGCTGTAATACAAACACCCGATAAACCCTACGTCAATATTTCTGCCTACAAGTTCATCACCTTTGATGACACTGCTGAAAAACGCCAGGTATTTCTGGATAAATGCAAGGAACTGAACCTGAAAGGCACGGTACTGCTGACGCCAGAAGGCATCAACATGTTCCTGGCCGGTTTGCGCCACGAGATTGATGCCTATATGGACTGGCTGCACCAGGACCCACGTTTTGCAGACATCGTCGCCAAGGAAAGTTTTTCTGATCACCAGCCCTTCACCAAAATCCTGGTCAAGCTGAAGGCAGAAATCATCACCATGCGCATGCCCCTGATCAAGCCTGAAGAAGGCCGCGCCCCTGCGGTGGATGCTCACACGCTGAAGCGCTGGCTGGACCAGGGCCATGACGACAATGGCAAAGCCGTGGTCATGGTCGATACCCGCAATGATTTTGAAGTTGATGTTGGTAGCTTTGACAATACCATCGATTACCGCATTAGCAAGTTCACAGAATTCCCTGCTGTCATTGAAGCCAATCGTGATGTATTGAATGACAAGACCGTAGTGACTTTCTGTACTGGTGGCATACGCTGCGAAAAAGCCGCTATTCACATGCAGAATGTTGGCTTTGATAGTGTCTATCAGCTCGAAGGCGGCATCCTCAAGTATTTTGAAGAAGTCGGTGGCGATCACTATCACGGCGACTGCTTTGTGTTTGACTACCGCACTGCGCTGAACCCACAACTGGAAGCTACAGACACCAAGCAATGCTTTGCCTGCCGCGCAGTTGTCACACCGCGCGAGCAATTGTCGCCCTGGTATATCTCTGGCAAGTCTTGCCCGCATTGCAAGAAAGAATCGACAGGGGCAACTGGCGCGAGTGAAGCTGAGGCTACTGCGGCCTGA
- a CDS encoding M13 family metallopeptidase yields MKRLLLSALALSLLANVVHATEPAQTTTVATASALGSGIHPEDMDKAVRPQDDFYRYAQGAWLKANEIPSDKSDWGTFMKAREDVQQQLRTIVESAAKESNKLAGSDKQKIGDLYTSFMDEKKLNALGITALKNELGRITRIQYKRGVQDLIAHFHEIGINTPIRLSIGQDNTNSSQYAVTVSQGGLGLPNRDYYLSQDDAKMADIRAKYKTHIEKILTLAGKSNAAAQADNIIALETALAKVQWTTEQNRDPVKTYNKMPVAELSKMTPAFNWAMYLKSAHMHGKINDLVVQQPSFIKGFDDTINNFSLNIWKSYFTWHLIRSYSPFLSSDFVNENFAFYEATIAGTKENRTREKRGVALTDQLLGEPVGKIYVEKYFPPEVKQRTEKMVGYFLEAFKQSIKTLDWMSPETKKQAQIKLSKISVKIGYPRQWQDDTGLTIKRDDLVGNLMRARKARHDREVAKLGKPIDREEWHMTPQTVNAYYSETMNEIVFPAARLQSPLFDVTAEDAFNYGALGISIGHEISHAFDDQGAQYDGDGNLRNWWTAEDKEKFKKKTASLVDQYATYSPVPGYFLNGKTTLGENIADNAGIVMALRAYKLSLQGKPAPVIDGWTAEQRLFMGLAQARRGKSREQRAIALVKTDVHSPGEFRVNGSLVNHPDFYTSFDVKPGDKMYLTSDKRVSIW; encoded by the coding sequence ATGAAACGCTTATTACTCAGCGCACTCGCCCTCAGCCTGCTGGCCAATGTTGTTCACGCCACAGAGCCTGCACAGACAACGACAGTTGCCACAGCATCTGCCCTGGGGTCAGGCATACATCCTGAAGACATGGACAAGGCAGTGCGCCCGCAGGATGATTTTTATCGCTATGCACAAGGCGCGTGGTTGAAGGCGAATGAAATCCCGTCCGACAAATCAGACTGGGGTACTTTCATGAAAGCGCGTGAAGATGTGCAACAACAATTGCGTACCATCGTCGAAAGCGCCGCGAAAGAGAGCAACAAACTGGCTGGGTCGGACAAGCAAAAAATCGGTGATCTTTACACCAGTTTCATGGATGAGAAAAAACTCAATGCCCTGGGCATCACTGCACTAAAGAATGAATTGGGGCGAATTACCAGAATACAATACAAGCGTGGCGTTCAGGACCTGATTGCCCATTTCCATGAGATAGGTATCAACACCCCGATACGTTTAAGCATAGGCCAGGACAACACTAACTCCAGCCAATATGCCGTGACTGTATCCCAAGGTGGGCTGGGTTTGCCAAACCGCGATTACTATCTGTCGCAGGATGACGCAAAAATGGCCGACATCCGTGCCAAATACAAGACACATATAGAAAAAATACTGACACTGGCTGGTAAAAGCAATGCAGCAGCACAGGCCGACAATATCATCGCACTGGAAACCGCGTTGGCCAAGGTGCAATGGACAACCGAACAAAACCGCGATCCGGTCAAGACCTATAACAAAATGCCCGTTGCTGAATTAAGCAAGATGACACCCGCCTTCAACTGGGCCATGTATCTGAAATCAGCCCACATGCATGGCAAGATCAATGATCTTGTCGTACAACAACCCAGTTTCATCAAAGGCTTTGATGACACCATCAACAATTTCAGCCTCAACATCTGGAAGTCGTATTTCACCTGGCACCTGATCCGCTCCTACAGCCCTTTCCTGTCGTCTGATTTTGTGAATGAAAACTTTGCCTTCTATGAAGCCACAATTGCAGGTACGAAGGAAAACCGTACACGTGAAAAACGCGGTGTAGCACTGACTGACCAGTTGCTGGGTGAACCCGTGGGCAAGATCTATGTAGAAAAATACTTTCCGCCTGAAGTCAAACAACGTACAGAAAAAATGGTGGGGTATTTCCTTGAAGCCTTCAAACAAAGTATCAAAACTCTGGACTGGATGAGCCCCGAAACCAAGAAACAGGCGCAAATCAAATTATCCAAGATCAGCGTCAAGATAGGTTACCCAAGACAATGGCAGGATGATACTGGCCTGACGATCAAGCGTGATGACCTGGTCGGCAACCTCATGCGCGCCCGCAAAGCACGCCACGACAGAGAAGTTGCCAAGCTGGGCAAACCCATAGACCGTGAAGAATGGCATATGACGCCACAAACGGTGAATGCCTATTACAGCGAGACAATGAATGAAATCGTCTTCCCCGCAGCACGCCTGCAATCACCTTTGTTTGATGTCACTGCAGAAGATGCTTTCAACTATGGTGCACTGGGTATTTCCATCGGCCATGAAATCAGTCATGCATTTGATGACCAGGGCGCGCAGTATGATGGCGACGGCAATTTGCGCAACTGGTGGACGGCCGAAGACAAGGAAAAATTCAAGAAAAAAACTGCCAGCCTGGTTGATCAATATGCGACGTATAGCCCAGTTCCAGGTTATTTCCTGAATGGGAAAACGACCCTGGGCGAAAACATTGCCGACAATGCCGGCATTGTCATGGCATTGCGTGCCTACAAGCTGTCACTGCAAGGCAAACCTGCACCTGTGATCGATGGCTGGACAGCCGAGCAACGCCTGTTCATGGGCCTGGCACAAGCCAGACGCGGCAAGTCACGCGAACAACGCGCCATCGCTCTTGTCAAGACCGACGTGCATTCTCCTGGAGAATTCCGCGTCAATGGCAGCCTGGTCAATCATCCTGATTTTTATACTTCGTTTGACGTCAAACCTGGCGACAAGATGTATCTGACATCGGATAAGCGCGTCAGTATCTGGTAA